The nucleotide window GGACCGGTCAATCCCGGCGTCACGCCGCCCGCGGCGCGCTGTGCCGGCACGATCTGCCACGCCATCCGCCGAACAAACGCGTCTCAGCCGCGCACCAACCAGACGATGACCACGCCGAGCGCCGCAGAAACAAGGCCGGTAAGGCGCAATCGGCTATCCGATATGCCAAGTGCCGCAGCCATCGCTTGCTTCGCGGTCATCGGGAATGCGGCAAAGAGAATACCTTCGATCGCGAAGAACAATCCGATCGCGGCCAGGAAGTCGGACATACCTGCGGGCCCCGGGGTACGGCCGGCACAACTTGACGAAAAGCCTATTTGGCGTCGGGCGCGGGGGAGGCCCCCGGTTTTTGCGGCGCGCGCGAGGCTGCCGCTTCCGCGCGGTCCCGCGGCAACGGCGTGGAGAAGTAGCGGAAGAAATCCGAATCAGGCCGAAGCACCAGCCGCGTATCGCCGTGTTGCAGGCTCTTCTCGTAGGCCTGCATGGAGCGGTAGAAAGCGAAGAAGTCGGGATCGCGGTTATACGCGTCGGCAAAGATGCGATTGCGCTCGCTGTCGCCCTGGCCGCGGGCCTGCTCGGCTTGGGAGTTGGCCTCGGC belongs to Candidatus Binatia bacterium and includes:
- a CDS encoding DUF2065 domain-containing protein — protein: MSDFLAAIGLFFAIEGILFAAFPMTAKQAMAAALGISDSRLRLTGLVSAALGVVIVWLVRG